Within Ictalurus furcatus strain D&B chromosome 3, Billie_1.0, whole genome shotgun sequence, the genomic segment cattttttagggttttttttttttcctttttttttttttttccttcttccagaGATCTCGTCACTCcaatattctgtttttttttttttttttttttcttcacgaCTTTAAATCTGACTGCTGCTTTTTGTTCTGATTTTACGAGGAAAATCGGGGGACGGTGAATATAATAATACGGAAAGGGCTTACCAGGCTGAGGGGTAATCATGAAAAATAAggggatatatttatttatttttatttttgaaatattgcATCGATGTCTGCTTGGAAACAggaatgtttaataataattatgtgtgtgaaatattttgATTTAAACGTAAGGCAAATCACTGGATAAGCGCTGTCCGTGGTGAAGGGCATGTGACACgagcagagaaaaaaaacaaccatgtGCGCTATTTTTTTGTACAATGTAAATACGAGCGTTTCTAATTGAACATTTTGAGATGCAGCGGGCCTCGTAATGAAGGTGTACATATCTAACGTGTAAAATGATCAGCACTGTTTTGGCAAGAGAATAAATCGAACCTTTTTACCACTCGTCGTGTAAATAGATACGGGTCCGTTATTGGGACGGACTCGGATTTTAAGTAAGTGGGAATGAATGCTTAATGGGGCAGTGCTTCCGGTCCGAATGTTTGACACGCCTACTGGAATAACAGCTAATTAATAGCGGTTATAGAGCCAGGGTCACCTTCCAGTACAATTAAGATGTTTCAGTTGAATTTAATATGtacatttaatatgtatttagttattagcatgttcacctcacgcctccagggtgtgggggtttgaatcctgccgcagtcctgtgtgtgtgtgtgtgtgtgtgtgtgtgtgtgtgtgtgtgtgtgtgtgtgtgtgtgcgcagagtttgcatgttctccccgtgctgcgggggtttcctctgggtactccggtttcctcccccagtccaaagacatgcatgatagtctgattggcgtgtctaaagtgtccgtagtgtatgaatgggtgtgtgagtgtgtatgtgattgtgccctgcgatggattggcactctgtccagggtgtaccccgccttgtgccccatgctccctgggataggctccaggtttcccttgaccctgaaaaggataagcggtgtagaagatggatggatgttcattttcttatatattaattttacggacccagagccttaaccgctaagccaccactgcccccggTATATATTTGAAGTGTGGACACTTTCTGGCATATATAGCGCCTTTTttaaccaccccccccccctccctttttttttttctcttttctacaaagagctttacactgtatctcattcacattctcactctcacacacacactaatggcaGCTCTGCAATGCAAGGCGCTAGGCTGCGATCCAGAGCAactttggggttcagtgtcctgcccaaggacacttcggtatgtggagtcatgtgggatgggaatcaaaccaccaaccctacgattagtggacgacccgctctaccacctgatccacagccgcccctttCTCAGTTAATATTGCCCACAACCCCCTGCACCAGGGAGGGGGAGTTTTGTGACCGTTTGCGAGTGAGTGTAACAGACACGGTGGACGAGTGTGACAGTGGTGTAAGTGTAAGACCTGAAATGTTAAGCACTAATCAAATGGTTGGATGTTGCATAACACGTTTATCTTGCAGGGTCGAAGAGATGGATGAAGACGAAGAGCCCGAGCAGCATGTTCTCTTCTGTTACATGACGTCTTAGAATGTCCCAGTACTTGTATACTCTTTTTGTGAACGGAAAAATACATAGAGTGCAGAATGTGAAGAAggggaaaggaagaaaaaaaacaagagtacGTACTTTTAGTGTAAGAAGGCGAATTGGGATGCAGCACATCTTTATGGAAGGctcatatatgggtgtgatggtcagatgtccgcAAACTTTTGAGCATGCAGTGTACATAGAGTAGGTAAGAATATCTCTGAAGGTTTCTCGTACAGCTTCAGAAGCACCGTTCTCTAACACACCTGCTGAAGGAGGTCTGTACTGCTGAGAGCAATCCAGTGTTCAGATAGTATCTGGTCAGAAGGcatagctttttattatttctgaacATATTTTTCTGAAGAAATTATTTATTGCTAAAGAAAATCAGCGCTTCATTCAATTTGGCTTCATTTATAGGGTTCTTCGAGTGCTCCTCTGGAGGGGGATCCCTAAAGGTTTTATATAAGAAGCCCAAGAACTGGTAGCTCGGTGTTTAAGACTTGGACAATTGATCGGAAAGTTGAGAGTTCAAATcgcagcaccaccaagctgccactgctgggcccttgaccctcaactgctcagttgtgtaTAAAATGaggtaaaatgtaaatcactCTGGATTAAGGGCATCtgtcaaatgctgtaaatggaagaactcaccatcttttttttttttccctaagagTGTACATGAGTACTAGAGTTATTGAAGATTGGATTCAAGTGAGCAGTCAAAAAGTCCTGTAATTTAACTCgtataaatataactttttaaatatatattttgtaaactGTGGAGTCCCTGGTTATGCTTTTTGCATACCTCCAATCCCTAGACCCCCACTTCAAGAACTACGGGGTACGGTCTAGTCAACTAGGTCAACTTGAGAATGGCATTGCATATAACTTTATCAAATACTGCATTAGGAGTGGTTTCATGTAGATTTCCCAgacctggtcctggagaaccctcTGCCTGCACACACTAATATTTCCCCACATGGAGGTTTCAGTTGTTCCAACACACCTGAATCAACTCAGGAAGGGATGTTCTTTAGCTTAGCAGTTAAACCAGGTGTGTAAGATAAAGGGTTCTCGAAGATGAACCTGGGGAACCTGTGGTTCATGATATGAAAATTAAACTCTGATGACATGGATGCATATTTCCCTCATGTGGTTAAGAACGTGAGATGGATTAGAGTATTaatcagggaaattcctcaagaaatcaggcAAGACACCAAGAATACagttctggaaattctagacaaaaagtGGGTCTATGTTTAAGAtgctaaaatgttaaatatttgacTTAATTTGGATTTATCATCATAGCACAATTCCCTAAGTTCCATTAGTGTTATTCCAGAGATTTAACAACTTATTCCAAGatgtggaaataaaaaagaatgagtGTCTAAACTGTGGACAGGTAGGGTGTAGTGAAAGGGGAAATAAACAGTCAATGAAGAAACCATCTGGTCATAATATAcaaaattttattataaaaaccGTCTACACAATATTTCAAAGCTCAAcgtctaaaacatttttttttggaggattAAACTACACATCCATTTTCCTCGTTTTTCCCGTTACAACGCCagtgaaaacaaaaatcattaaCAAGAGAGAAACCACAGCTTGAGACAAAACAAAATAGGCAGTGCTTAACAAAACCGGCTGTTAAATTTACAAAACAGTACATGACCTGAATATGTATTTCATCTATACACATCTCTGTACATGTTTTGAGagaatttttttatgtaattaaaaaaaaaacaaaacaccaaagaaacgcttatttttcacattgctttgcatttaaaaaaaaaaaaaaaaaaaaaaaaaagcagcacaaaTTCCTGATAAATTtaatcatcgtcatcatcatcatccaagtcatcatcttcctcctcgtcctcctcatcatcatcatcgtcgtcatccgTCACTTCTACCTTCTTGCCCACTGGCCGACCCGGTCCACCCTTCTTCGCGCCATCTGTCTTTGCTCCCTTGGCACGGTATGCAGCGACGTCCTGGAATTCATAAACGTCATGTcacaaaacaggaagtagaaCAAATCTGTCCAAAACAAATCATTaaaccacaaaaacaaacatacctTCTCATATTTCTCCTTCAGCTTCCCAGCCTTCTGCTCGTACGGAACTTTATCCTTGGCCGACAGTTTGGACCACTGCTCACCCAGCTTCTTCGCAATATCACCAATAGAGATGCCAGGGTACTCGCTCTTCACCTTTGGCCGGTAATCAGAGCAGAAGACGAAGAACGCAGATCTGTGCGGAGAACCAAAAAAATGCTTGAGGAAGCCAGACGTGTAGTGCATTTAAGACTAAGTCAATGTAATACATACAGGGtataaataatgcattataaacgTACGGTGGCCTCTTGGGTGCATTAGGGTCCTTCTTCTTCCCTTTCTTGGCTCCTTTCGGCGGCACGTAGTTTTTCATTTCCCGGTCGTAACGCACCTTGTCGGTTTTGGCCATTTCCTCGAATTTTGATTTCTCCTTAGGAGACATGGTCTGGTGGAGAGAcataacaaaaagaaagaaacatcagCTTCACTATAATTACTTATGAACCGTGTCcctctgatatatatatatatatatatataaaaagatatatttcCCCACGGACACTAGGGGGCGCTCTTGGAGCAGGGCAAGTCAGAAAAAGTAACcaggaattaaaaacaaaaacatgacctCCAACTCCAAACGACTCCATTATAGtcaaaggaggaaaaaaaaccttcatgcTTTCAAACACAAACTAAattgtatgttttatgttgttaaaaaactataacaattaaataaattcattaataaaaactcACCTTCCATCTCTCGGCGCATTTCTTGGAGAACTCGGAGAAGTTGACGGACGTGTCCGGGTGCTTCTTCTTGTGCTCCTCCCGGCAGGTCTGCACAAAGAAGGCGTAGGACGAGGTCTTCCCCCTCGGCTTAGTCGGATCTTTCCCCATAACTTTCAAAGTCTGAAATTTGttcgagttaaaaaaaaatatatatatatataatgttataaaagATCCGTCGAACGAACACAAACCAAGCACGCAACAAGAACAGGTTTTCTGTAACGTCACTGAGGGCTGAGGCGCAGGTCTAAACTGGTTTAATCCGATCGAGTTCCTGCTCGGTTTCCTCAGAACAATAAACAGCCCTCCATTTTATTTCCCGCCTAAACTGCTGACGAGCAACTCTATGCAGCCtgttgaagaagaaaaaactacGTTTTTTGGTAAAAGTTTTTTAAGGGTTTAAACGTCCATGTCgtggtgttatttatttatttatttatttatagttttcaACTGCCAGCTTGACTTTCGCGCGACTTTCGTTAGCAACAATGctaaccgttttttttttttttttaacctcagcGCTGTATGGCGCGGACGCTCACTAAACTACAAGTTCGGTTgtctacacatacacagaaacaaacaaaaaatataattattatacttttttttacaagttAAACAAGCAGGTCTGGATatacttttaaaaagaaaatgcgtatgttttttttttttagaaagagcGCTAAACACACCGTAGTTTCCTACAATACAACGCAGTAACATATTCTTTTACAACTACAGAGGTTAAACGCTCACCTGTACGTGTTGAATATTCACTCAGTTCAGTACAAGCAGAAGTTCTCTCAGGTGCTGTTTTGTATGTGGTGCAGGGCGTACAAACTTGATCCGAATGCACCCACGACTCCTCCCTCAACGTctaaatctgattggctggaaagCGTTCAAAAATAGAATTCTTTGTTCCTATTGGCTGTTggacgccaaaaaaaaaaacaagtacactCATCTCTGTGATAATAAACGGTTAACACCCAGGCTGCGTTCCAATATGAGGTCCGATTGAACATGTAGTGCATTACGTAAGCGTGACGATGCACCCTAACTAGTGCACTTCTATAGTAAGTGCGATGAGATTTAGGTTTCGGACACCAGATGACGATTAAATCGTCGTGTTTTACTATTGGCTGAGggatggatttttaaaatgtctggCGGTTACGTTGGTTGAACGTCGCATTTCCatagtgttttggtttttaagCATTatagagaaagaaacaaacgagtgattaatttaaataaattagcgAAAGGAACATATATCTCGTTAAGTCTTGGAAAGTCAAAAATGTTTGGTTTAAAGTCTGTAACTAGCTGAACAGACAGGGTGTCTGGCTTACAacagctgtgtttgtttttacacagcCGCCATGTTGTGTTCTTGGTTTAGTAGTGgcgcgaaaaaaaaaaaaaaaaaaaaacgcgctCCAAGGCGACAAAACATGGCAGATAGATGCCCTCTAAGTAAACAAGTTCATACTGTTGACGTTTATTTCATCAAATATAAAATGGCTCCCTAATGAAATACAGAAATCATTACAATACAGTActtatataatgtgtgtatatatatatatatatatatgtatgtatgtgtgtgtgtgtgtgtgtgtgtgtgtgtatataaacaaaCTCTCAAGATGCTTTCTAACCCATACAATTGATCATTTGCATGTCCTAC encodes:
- the hmgb2a gene encoding high mobility group protein B2a is translated as MGKDPTKPRGKTSSYAFFVQTCREEHKKKHPDTSVNFSEFSKKCAERWKTMSPKEKSKFEEMAKTDKVRYDREMKNYVPPKGAKKGKKKDPNAPKRPPSAFFVFCSDYRPKVKSEYPGISIGDIAKKLGEQWSKLSAKDKVPYEQKAGKLKEKYEKDVAAYRAKGAKTDGAKKGGPGRPVGKKVEVTDDDDDDDEEDEEEDDDLDDDDDDD